One Setaria viridis chromosome 3, Setaria_viridis_v4.0, whole genome shotgun sequence DNA window includes the following coding sequences:
- the LOC117850809 gene encoding uncharacterized protein isoform X4: MDLPVADPGTERGEGPLLQCPYCDSEAMHKLAQLLLPGLATVCVDSTTGDLFRKPSVVAVELRKEMVDYITQRSDTFIADALIESEANQETENEMPEDPFEIVSIFMDDFSSTKRNIIGHVSGWLLSDSREDKIDDFVQEMEMTRFWPLDRREAIAEVLLKNVDLKTKFHCPEKYENEERLADHKQQCSFRPVTCPNDGCRAKVSVRCMEDHDAACPFKVLQCEQNCEKRLLRRDMDRHCVTICSMRPMKCPFGCDSSFPERDLEKHCLEFLQEHLLKVLKVIHKKGHSEELKELAQKLEKYDEHGKLAKARDARPLTNVVKDLEAKMKGEPSS, from the exons ATGGACCTTCCAGTAGCGGATCCTGGAACAGAGAGAGGCGAAGGCCCGCTCCTCCAATGCCCGTACTGTGATTCAGAGGCAATGCACAAGCTGGCACAGCTTCTTCTCCCTGGCCTGGCTACGGTCTGCGTCGACAGCACTACAGGCGATCTGTTCAGGAAGCCCTCCGTTGTTGCAGTTGAGTTGAGGAAGGAGATGGTGGACTACATCACGCAGAGGAGCGATACTTTCATCGCCGATGCTCTTATTGAGTCTGAAGCAAATCAGGAAACCGAGAACGAGATGCCGGAGGACCCTTTCGAAATCGTTTCAATCTTTATGGATGATTTCAGCAGCACCAAGAGGAACATCATTGGCCATGTCTCTGGGTGGCTGCTAAGTGACAGTCGCGAGGATAAGATTGATGATTTTGTCCAGGAGATGGAGATGACCCGGTTCTGGCCACTGGACAGGAGGGAAGCCATTGCTGAGGTCCTCCTCAAGAATGTTGACCTCAAGACCAAGTTCCACTGCCCTGAGAAGTATGAAAACGAGGAGCGACTGGCTGATCACAAGCAACAATGTAGCTTCAGACCTGTTACTTGCCCAAATGATGGATGCCGAGCCAAAGTTTCTGTCCGCTGCATGGAGGATCATGATGCAGCTTGCCCATTCAAGGTCCTTCAGTGTGAGCAGAACTGTGAGAAGCGCCTCCTGAGGCGTGATATGGATAGGCACTGCGTCACCATCTGTTCAATGAGGCCCATGAAGTGCCCATTCGGCTGTGATTCCTCATTCCCTGAGCGCGATCTTGAGAAGCACTGCTTGGAGTTTCTTCAAGAACATTTGCTTAAGGTTCTTAAGGTCATTCACAAGAAAGGGCATTCAGAAGAACTGAAGGAGCTTGCTCAGAAGCTAGAAAAG TATGATGAACATGGTAAGCTGGCTAAAGCTCGGGATGCGAGACCTCTTACTAATGTTGTGAAGGACCTTGAAGCAAAGATGAAAGGTGAACCCTCTAGTTAA
- the LOC117850809 gene encoding uncharacterized protein isoform X3, with amino-acid sequence MDLPVADPGTERGEGPLLQCPYCDSEAMHKLAQLLLPGLATVCVDSTTGDLFRKPSVVAVELRKEMVDYITQRSDTFIADALIESEANQETENEMPEDPFEIVSIFMDDFSSTKRNIIGHVSGWLLSDSREDKIDDFVQEMEMTRFWPLDRREAIAEVLLKNVDLKTKFHCPEKYENEERLADHKQQCSFRPVTCPNDGCRAKVSVRCMEDHDAACPFKVLQCEQNCEKRLLRRDMDRHCVTICSMRPMKCPFGCDSSFPERDLEKHCLEFLQEHLLKVLKVIHKKGHSEELKELAQKLEKYDEHGKLAKARDARPLTNVVKDLEAKMKVLQVKIPSVAM; translated from the exons ATGGACCTTCCAGTAGCGGATCCTGGAACAGAGAGAGGCGAAGGCCCGCTCCTCCAATGCCCGTACTGTGATTCAGAGGCAATGCACAAGCTGGCACAGCTTCTTCTCCCTGGCCTGGCTACGGTCTGCGTCGACAGCACTACAGGCGATCTGTTCAGGAAGCCCTCCGTTGTTGCAGTTGAGTTGAGGAAGGAGATGGTGGACTACATCACGCAGAGGAGCGATACTTTCATCGCCGATGCTCTTATTGAGTCTGAAGCAAATCAGGAAACCGAGAACGAGATGCCGGAGGACCCTTTCGAAATCGTTTCAATCTTTATGGATGATTTCAGCAGCACCAAGAGGAACATCATTGGCCATGTCTCTGGGTGGCTGCTAAGTGACAGTCGCGAGGATAAGATTGATGATTTTGTCCAGGAGATGGAGATGACCCGGTTCTGGCCACTGGACAGGAGGGAAGCCATTGCTGAGGTCCTCCTCAAGAATGTTGACCTCAAGACCAAGTTCCACTGCCCTGAGAAGTATGAAAACGAGGAGCGACTGGCTGATCACAAGCAACAATGTAGCTTCAGACCTGTTACTTGCCCAAATGATGGATGCCGAGCCAAAGTTTCTGTCCGCTGCATGGAGGATCATGATGCAGCTTGCCCATTCAAGGTCCTTCAGTGTGAGCAGAACTGTGAGAAGCGCCTCCTGAGGCGTGATATGGATAGGCACTGCGTCACCATCTGTTCAATGAGGCCCATGAAGTGCCCATTCGGCTGTGATTCCTCATTCCCTGAGCGCGATCTTGAGAAGCACTGCTTGGAGTTTCTTCAAGAACATTTGCTTAAGGTTCTTAAGGTCATTCACAAGAAAGGGCATTCAGAAGAACTGAAGGAGCTTGCTCAGAAGCTAGAAAAG TATGATGAACATGGTAAGCTGGCTAAAGCTCGGGATGCGAGACCTCTTACTAATGTTGTGAAGGACCTTGAAGCAAAGATGAAAG TTTTGCAGGTGAAAATTCCCTCGGTTGCGATGTAA
- the LOC117850809 gene encoding uncharacterized protein isoform X2, with amino-acid sequence MDLPVADPGTERGEGPLLQCPYCDSEAMHKLAQLLLPGLATVCVDSTTGDLFRKPSVVAVELRKEMVDYITQRSDTFIADALIESEANQETENEMPEDPFEIVSIFMDDFSSTKRNIIGHVSGWLLSDSREDKIDDFVQEMEMTRFWPLDRREAIAEVLLKNVDLKTKFHCPEKYENEERLADHKQQCSFRPVTCPNDGCRAKVSVRCMEDHDAACPFKVLQCEQNCEKRLLRRDMDRHCVTICSMRPMKCPFGCDSSFPERDLEKHCLEFLQEHLLKVLKVIHKKGHSEELKELAQKLEKYDEHGKLAKARDARPLTNVVKDLEAKMKVQWPVLQVKIPSVAM; translated from the exons ATGGACCTTCCAGTAGCGGATCCTGGAACAGAGAGAGGCGAAGGCCCGCTCCTCCAATGCCCGTACTGTGATTCAGAGGCAATGCACAAGCTGGCACAGCTTCTTCTCCCTGGCCTGGCTACGGTCTGCGTCGACAGCACTACAGGCGATCTGTTCAGGAAGCCCTCCGTTGTTGCAGTTGAGTTGAGGAAGGAGATGGTGGACTACATCACGCAGAGGAGCGATACTTTCATCGCCGATGCTCTTATTGAGTCTGAAGCAAATCAGGAAACCGAGAACGAGATGCCGGAGGACCCTTTCGAAATCGTTTCAATCTTTATGGATGATTTCAGCAGCACCAAGAGGAACATCATTGGCCATGTCTCTGGGTGGCTGCTAAGTGACAGTCGCGAGGATAAGATTGATGATTTTGTCCAGGAGATGGAGATGACCCGGTTCTGGCCACTGGACAGGAGGGAAGCCATTGCTGAGGTCCTCCTCAAGAATGTTGACCTCAAGACCAAGTTCCACTGCCCTGAGAAGTATGAAAACGAGGAGCGACTGGCTGATCACAAGCAACAATGTAGCTTCAGACCTGTTACTTGCCCAAATGATGGATGCCGAGCCAAAGTTTCTGTCCGCTGCATGGAGGATCATGATGCAGCTTGCCCATTCAAGGTCCTTCAGTGTGAGCAGAACTGTGAGAAGCGCCTCCTGAGGCGTGATATGGATAGGCACTGCGTCACCATCTGTTCAATGAGGCCCATGAAGTGCCCATTCGGCTGTGATTCCTCATTCCCTGAGCGCGATCTTGAGAAGCACTGCTTGGAGTTTCTTCAAGAACATTTGCTTAAGGTTCTTAAGGTCATTCACAAGAAAGGGCATTCAGAAGAACTGAAGGAGCTTGCTCAGAAGCTAGAAAAG TATGATGAACATGGTAAGCTGGCTAAAGCTCGGGATGCGAGACCTCTTACTAATGTTGTGAAGGACCTTGAAGCAAAGATGAAAG TGCAATGGCCAGTTTTGCAGGTGAAAATTCCCTCGGTTGCGATGTAA
- the LOC117850809 gene encoding uncharacterized protein isoform X1, translating into MDLPVADPGTERGEGPLLQCPYCDSEAMHKLAQLLLPGLATVCVDSTTGDLFRKPSVVAVELRKEMVDYITQRSDTFIADALIESEANQETENEMPEDPFEIVSIFMDDFSSTKRNIIGHVSGWLLSDSREDKIDDFVQEMEMTRFWPLDRREAIAEVLLKNVDLKTKFHCPEKYENEERLADHKQQCSFRPVTCPNDGCRAKVSVRCMEDHDAACPFKVLQCEQNCEKRLLRRDMDRHCVTICSMRPMKCPFGCDSSFPERDLEKHCLEFLQEHLLKVLKVIHKKGHSEELKELAQKLEKYDEHGKLAKARDARPLTNVVKDLEAKMKGENSLGCDVNLCGSNEKWSSVLV; encoded by the exons ATGGACCTTCCAGTAGCGGATCCTGGAACAGAGAGAGGCGAAGGCCCGCTCCTCCAATGCCCGTACTGTGATTCAGAGGCAATGCACAAGCTGGCACAGCTTCTTCTCCCTGGCCTGGCTACGGTCTGCGTCGACAGCACTACAGGCGATCTGTTCAGGAAGCCCTCCGTTGTTGCAGTTGAGTTGAGGAAGGAGATGGTGGACTACATCACGCAGAGGAGCGATACTTTCATCGCCGATGCTCTTATTGAGTCTGAAGCAAATCAGGAAACCGAGAACGAGATGCCGGAGGACCCTTTCGAAATCGTTTCAATCTTTATGGATGATTTCAGCAGCACCAAGAGGAACATCATTGGCCATGTCTCTGGGTGGCTGCTAAGTGACAGTCGCGAGGATAAGATTGATGATTTTGTCCAGGAGATGGAGATGACCCGGTTCTGGCCACTGGACAGGAGGGAAGCCATTGCTGAGGTCCTCCTCAAGAATGTTGACCTCAAGACCAAGTTCCACTGCCCTGAGAAGTATGAAAACGAGGAGCGACTGGCTGATCACAAGCAACAATGTAGCTTCAGACCTGTTACTTGCCCAAATGATGGATGCCGAGCCAAAGTTTCTGTCCGCTGCATGGAGGATCATGATGCAGCTTGCCCATTCAAGGTCCTTCAGTGTGAGCAGAACTGTGAGAAGCGCCTCCTGAGGCGTGATATGGATAGGCACTGCGTCACCATCTGTTCAATGAGGCCCATGAAGTGCCCATTCGGCTGTGATTCCTCATTCCCTGAGCGCGATCTTGAGAAGCACTGCTTGGAGTTTCTTCAAGAACATTTGCTTAAGGTTCTTAAGGTCATTCACAAGAAAGGGCATTCAGAAGAACTGAAGGAGCTTGCTCAGAAGCTAGAAAAG TATGATGAACATGGTAAGCTGGCTAAAGCTCGGGATGCGAGACCTCTTACTAATGTTGTGAAGGACCTTGAAGCAAAGATGAAAG GTGAAAATTCCCTCGGTTGCGATGTAAACCTGTGTGGCAGCAATGAGAAATGGTCGTCAGTCTTAGTCTGA